Proteins from a single region of Mumia flava:
- a CDS encoding peptidoglycan DD-metalloendopeptidase family protein, with translation MAVELATAYVSLVPSTRGMGAGIVKSLKGSERTLEKSGSNLGGRVKAGFGKALKAGALGASIVGALTVKKGLDRALGIEEAQAKLRGLGHDAESIQTIMESALKSVQGTAFGLDAAATTAAGAVAAGIKPGQELTKYLTAAADAATIAGVDVAEMGSIFNKVESNTVAYTDDLQQLADRGIPIFQWLRDEFDVSAKGLRKMVEGGEVDSDTFRKVITDNIGGAAQESGKTTTGAWKNLLASLGRVGANLLSGLLPDIRGGFGSITEALGPVEAKAKDFGAALGAGIDFVVPKIQALTRFVRENADVITIVGGAILGAAAAIKTITTVTKLWAAAQALLNAQWLANPIGIIIVAVAALAAAFVVAYRRSKTFRTIVDKAWAGIKKAISIAWKIISPILKAYWAYLTKVLIPVIVFLWKNVVKPVFAFIWKAIKKAWEYIKPRLEAWWKFTTDVLIPAIRQLWRDVIKPVFGSIWKAIKSAWTDRIKPVFEAVRDFVKDTLPTVFKRGIDAVKRQWDRLKNTAKAPVRFVIDTIWNNGLRKLIGAIPGVDTPDRVNVGFRRGGYTGNGHPSQVAGVVHGREWVIPADATRRLMRDRGPGFLRALNGYRNGGYVWPATGGVTRHSGYPWATWAGDINEPGAGDYGNPVRAYMDGVVASTAKLGTSYGWHVRMNHPGNGSTLYAHLSDILVSAGQRLSAGDLLGRVGSTGNSSGPHLHFEILGGRAPEVSSSSGGNSSWLSVIGNVKDFLSDVPDWLSTVKGYGGTWGTVLNSAVRSVGSDLIQWVNDKIPNRFLPDNPIPDLFDNGGMLTGFGVNRTGRPEPVLTDRQWDAVERHLPLGAGMSDARVMRLFREALREGSYEGTRDGLVDASRGARRQGR, from the coding sequence ATGGCCGTTGAGCTTGCAACCGCGTACGTCTCGCTGGTCCCATCCACCCGTGGGATGGGGGCGGGGATCGTCAAGAGCCTCAAGGGCTCCGAGCGCACCCTTGAGAAGTCCGGCAGCAACCTCGGCGGCCGGGTCAAGGCCGGGTTCGGGAAGGCACTCAAGGCCGGCGCGCTCGGGGCGTCGATCGTCGGCGCGCTGACGGTCAAGAAGGGCCTCGACCGTGCGCTCGGCATCGAGGAGGCGCAGGCCAAGCTGCGCGGCCTCGGGCACGACGCCGAGTCGATCCAGACCATCATGGAGTCGGCGCTCAAGTCGGTGCAGGGGACGGCGTTCGGCCTCGACGCTGCGGCGACTACGGCGGCCGGTGCGGTCGCGGCCGGCATCAAGCCGGGCCAGGAGCTGACGAAGTACCTGACGGCCGCCGCCGACGCCGCGACGATCGCCGGGGTCGACGTCGCCGAGATGGGCTCCATCTTCAACAAGGTGGAGTCGAACACCGTCGCCTACACCGACGACCTCCAGCAGCTCGCCGACCGCGGCATCCCGATCTTCCAGTGGCTCCGCGACGAGTTCGACGTGTCGGCCAAGGGCCTTCGGAAGATGGTCGAGGGCGGCGAGGTCGACTCGGACACGTTCCGCAAGGTCATCACCGACAACATCGGCGGCGCTGCGCAGGAGTCGGGCAAGACGACCACCGGCGCGTGGAAGAACCTCCTCGCTTCCCTGGGTCGCGTCGGGGCGAACCTGCTGTCCGGCCTGCTGCCAGACATCCGCGGCGGCTTCGGGAGCATCACCGAAGCGCTCGGCCCCGTCGAGGCGAAGGCCAAGGACTTCGGGGCTGCGCTCGGGGCCGGCATCGACTTCGTGGTGCCCAAGATCCAGGCGCTGACCCGGTTCGTCCGCGAGAACGCCGACGTCATCACCATCGTCGGCGGCGCGATCCTCGGCGCGGCAGCCGCGATCAAGACGATCACGACCGTCACGAAGCTGTGGGCTGCCGCTCAGGCGTTGCTGAACGCGCAGTGGCTCGCGAACCCCATCGGCATCATCATCGTGGCCGTGGCTGCGCTCGCAGCGGCCTTCGTCGTCGCCTACAGGCGCTCCAAGACGTTCCGCACGATCGTCGACAAGGCCTGGGCGGGCATCAAGAAGGCGATCTCGATCGCGTGGAAGATCATCAGCCCGATCCTCAAGGCGTACTGGGCGTACCTGACCAAGGTGCTGATCCCGGTGATCGTGTTCCTGTGGAAGAACGTCGTGAAGCCGGTGTTCGCCTTCATCTGGAAGGCGATCAAGAAGGCCTGGGAGTACATCAAGCCGCGTCTCGAGGCGTGGTGGAAGTTCACGACCGACGTCCTCATTCCGGCGATCCGGCAGCTGTGGCGCGACGTCATCAAGCCGGTGTTCGGGTCGATCTGGAAGGCCATCAAGTCGGCCTGGACCGACCGCATCAAGCCGGTGTTCGAGGCGGTGCGGGACTTCGTGAAGGACACCCTGCCGACCGTGTTCAAGCGCGGCATCGACGCGGTGAAGCGGCAGTGGGACCGGCTCAAGAACACCGCCAAGGCGCCCGTCCGGTTCGTCATCGACACGATCTGGAACAACGGCCTGCGCAAGCTCATCGGCGCGATCCCCGGGGTCGACACCCCGGATCGGGTCAACGTCGGCTTCCGGCGCGGCGGCTACACCGGCAACGGTCACCCCTCGCAGGTCGCCGGCGTCGTGCACGGTCGCGAGTGGGTCATCCCCGCCGACGCGACGCGCCGCCTGATGCGCGACCGGGGGCCGGGCTTCCTGCGCGCCCTGAACGGCTACCGCAACGGCGGCTACGTCTGGCCTGCGACGGGCGGCGTGACGCGCCACAGCGGCTACCCGTGGGCGACCTGGGCGGGCGACATCAACGAGCCCGGCGCCGGCGACTACGGCAACCCCGTGCGCGCCTACATGGACGGCGTGGTCGCCTCGACGGCGAAGCTCGGCACGTCGTACGGCTGGCACGTCCGCATGAACCACCCGGGCAACGGTTCGACGCTGTACGCGCACCTGTCCGACATCCTCGTCAGTGCAGGCCAGCGGCTAAGCGCCGGCGACCTCCTCGGCCGGGTCGGCTCGACGGGCAACAGCTCGGGGCCGCACCTGCACTTCGAGATCCTCGGCGGCCGCGCTCCCGAGGTGTCCTCGAGCAGCGGCGGCAACAGCTCGTGGCTGTCGGTCATCGGCAACGTGAAGGACTTCCTCTCGGACGTCCCGGACTGGCTGTCGACGGTGAAGGGCTACGGCGGCACCTGGGGCACGGTGCTCAACAGCGCCGTGCGCAGCGTCGGGTCCGACCTCATCCAGTGGGTGAACGACAAGATCCCGAACCGCTTCCTGCCCGACAACCCGATCCCCGACCTGTTCGACAACGGCGGGATGCTGACGGGCTTCGGCGTGAACCGCACGGGACGCCCCGAGCCGGTGCTGACCGACCGTCAGTGGGATGCGGTCGAGCGGCACCTTCCGCTCGGTGCAGGCATGAGCGATGCCCGTGTGATGCGTCTGTTCCGCGAGGCGCTGCGTGAGGGCTCGTACGAAGGCACACGAGACGGCCTGGTCGACGCCAGCCGGGGAGCACGGAGGCAGGGCCGATGA